In one window of Erythrolamprus reginae isolate rEryReg1 chromosome 1, rEryReg1.hap1, whole genome shotgun sequence DNA:
- the IMP3 gene encoding U3 small nucleolar ribonucleoprotein protein IMP3, whose translation MVRKLKFHEEKLLKKLDLVNWEAASGNLAELRVLRRFRIQRREDYTRYNQLSRAVRELARRIRDLGDVPESAGFRARSTAALLDKLYAMGVIPSKSSLELCDRVSASSFCRRRLPCLIIKLRMAQNLKSAVTFVEQGHIRVGPEVITDPAFLVTRAMEDFITWTDSSRIRQHVLNYNQERDDFDFIC comes from the coding sequence ATGGTGCGCAAACTGAAATTCCATGAGGAGAAGCTTCTCAAGAAGCTAGACCTGGTGAATTGGGAAGCTGCATCAGGCAACCTAGCTGAGCTGCGCGTGCTTCGTCGTTTCCGTATACAGCGGAGGGAAGATTACACTCGCTACAATCAGCTTAGTCGGGCTGTTCGAGAACTAGCACGCCGGATCAGAGACCTGGGTGATGTACCTGAATCAGCAGGTTTCCGCGCTAGGAGCACTGCTGCTCTTCTGGACAAACTTTATGCCATGGGTGTGATACCTTCTAAGAGCTCTCTTGAGCTGTGTGATCGAGTCTCAGCCTCTTCCTTCTGCCGTCGCCGTTTGCCTTGTCTGATCATAAAGCTCCGTATGGCGCAAAACCTGAAATCTGCTGTGACATTTGTGGAGCAGGGGCATATCCGGGTGGGACCAGAAGTTATAACAGACCCTGCATTCTTGGTCACCAGGGCCATGGAGGACTTTATTACCTGGACCGATTCCTCTCGTATCCGACAACATGTGCTCAACTACAATCAGGAACGGGATGATTTTGACTTCATTTGTTAA